The Shewanella mangrovisoli genome has a window encoding:
- the fliQ gene encoding flagellar biosynthesis protein FliQ, which produces MTPEALIDIFREALAVIVMMVSAIVLPGLGIGLIVAVFQAATSINEQTLSFLPRLIVTLLALMVMGHWLVQTLMDFFIEMVNRIPQVVG; this is translated from the coding sequence ATGACGCCAGAAGCCCTAATCGATATTTTCCGTGAGGCCTTAGCCGTGATTGTCATGATGGTTTCGGCCATCGTGCTGCCAGGGCTGGGTATTGGCTTAATTGTGGCGGTGTTTCAAGCCGCAACTTCAATTAACGAACAGACTTTAAGCTTTTTACCTCGACTCATAGTGACCTTACTGGCCTTGATGGTCATGGGACACTGGTTAGTGCAAACCCTGATGGATTTCTTTATCGAAATGGTTAACCGCATTCCCCAAGTGGTGGGTTAA
- the fliL gene encoding flagellar basal body-associated protein FliL — protein MAKEESLELESTEAPKSKKKFIFIGAGVVAALLIGGALWFFLGSSDEAPEVAAEGATATEATAPAADAAIAAYVPMPRPFLFNLPGPDRARLVEIKVQLMVRGQDDDVLTQKHIPLIEDALLTTFSGADVQKLSTQAGKDELRQLALLSVQNTLQSVTGRKVVEKVLFTGFVMQ, from the coding sequence ATGGCCAAGGAAGAATCACTAGAACTTGAAAGCACCGAAGCGCCTAAAAGTAAGAAGAAGTTTATTTTTATCGGTGCGGGAGTCGTAGCGGCACTATTAATAGGTGGTGCGCTGTGGTTTTTCCTCGGTAGCAGTGATGAGGCACCCGAAGTTGCCGCCGAAGGCGCTACAGCTACTGAGGCTACTGCTCCTGCTGCCGATGCGGCAATAGCGGCCTATGTGCCAATGCCACGGCCTTTTTTATTTAACCTCCCTGGGCCAGACCGTGCTCGTCTCGTTGAAATTAAAGTGCAACTGATGGTCAGAGGCCAAGACGATGATGTGTTGACTCAAAAACACATTCCATTGATTGAAGATGCGCTGTTAACCACCTTTAGTGGCGCCGATGTACAAAAATTGAGTACTCAGGCGGGTAAAGATGAATTGCGGCAATTAGCGCTGTTGAGCGTGCAAAATACCTTGCAATCCGTGACCGGACGTAAAGTGGTTGAAAAAGTACTCTTTACCGGTTTTGTAATGCAATAA
- the flhB gene encoding flagellar biosynthesis protein FlhB yields MAEESSGERSEEPTGRRLEQAREKGQVARSKELGTATVLLSAATGLYMLGPGIAKALSNVFERVFTMERAAIFDTNQMFNVWGVVGSEIGWPLLKIMLLIVVVAFIGNVSLGGMNFSTQAMMPKASKMSPIAGFKRMFGVQALVELTKGIAKFSVVAIAAYLLLSHYFNDILLLSADHLPGNVHHALDLLVWMFILLCSSVLVIVVIDVPFQIWNHNKQLKMTKQEVKDEYKDTEGKPEVKGRVRQMQRELAQRRMMAEVPNADVIVVNPEHYAVAIKYDVKRSAAPFVIAKGVDEVAFKIREVARAHNIAIVSAPPLARAIYHTTKLEQQIPEGLFTAVAQVLAYVFQLRQYQKGRGRKPIPIPVNQPIPDDLKH; encoded by the coding sequence ATGGCTGAAGAAAGTAGCGGCGAACGCAGCGAGGAACCCACCGGGAGGCGCCTCGAACAGGCGCGAGAGAAAGGGCAGGTAGCCCGTTCAAAAGAGTTAGGTACCGCGACCGTGTTACTCTCGGCGGCGACTGGCTTATATATGCTTGGACCTGGAATAGCGAAAGCCCTATCCAATGTATTCGAGCGTGTATTTACCATGGAGCGCGCCGCTATTTTCGATACGAACCAGATGTTTAATGTATGGGGCGTCGTGGGGAGCGAGATTGGCTGGCCGTTACTCAAGATTATGTTACTGATTGTCGTGGTGGCATTTATTGGTAACGTATCCCTTGGTGGGATGAATTTCTCTACCCAAGCCATGATGCCTAAAGCCAGTAAGATGAGCCCTATTGCGGGGTTTAAGCGGATGTTTGGTGTGCAGGCCTTGGTTGAATTAACCAAAGGGATTGCTAAGTTCTCTGTGGTAGCAATCGCGGCTTATTTGCTACTCAGTCATTATTTCAACGATATTCTGCTCCTGTCTGCCGATCATCTCCCCGGTAACGTCCATCACGCGCTGGATTTGTTAGTGTGGATGTTCATTCTGCTTTGCTCCTCCGTCTTAGTCATAGTGGTGATCGATGTGCCGTTTCAGATCTGGAACCACAACAAACAACTGAAAATGACTAAGCAGGAAGTTAAAGACGAGTATAAAGATACAGAAGGTAAACCTGAGGTTAAAGGTCGAGTACGGCAAATGCAGCGTGAGTTAGCGCAGCGACGCATGATGGCTGAAGTTCCCAATGCAGATGTGATTGTGGTAAACCCTGAGCATTATGCCGTGGCCATCAAGTACGATGTAAAGCGCTCTGCAGCGCCTTTTGTTATCGCTAAAGGGGTGGACGAAGTCGCCTTTAAAATCCGTGAAGTGGCAAGGGCACATAATATTGCGATTGTTTCGGCGCCACCGCTGGCGCGGGCAATTTATCACACCACTAAGCTTGAGCAGCAGATCCCAGAGGGCCTATTTACAGCGGTGGCGCAGGTACTGGCTTATGTGTTCCAGTTACGCCAGTACCAAAAAGGTCGTGGCCGTAAACCTATCCCAATCCCTGTTAATCAACCCATTCCTGACGATCTAAAACACTAG
- the fliI gene encoding flagellar protein export ATPase FliI, with amino-acid sequence MQNRRHQLLNKLHHCIDKVPPFRAVASGQLVRVVGLTLEASGCRAPVGSLCSIETMAGELIAEVVGFDDELLYLMPIEELRGVLPGARVIPLGEQAGLNVGLSLLGRVLDGNGVPLDGLGALSTDQQAPRHSNAINPLSRRAITEPLDVGVRAINAMLTVGKGQRMGLFAGSGVGKSVLLGMMTRGSTADIIVVGLVGERGREVKEFIEEILGEKGRARSVVVAAPADTSPLMRLRACETSTRIAEYFRDLGYNVLLLMDSLTRYAQAQREIALAVGEPPATKGYPPSVFAKLPRLVERAGNGGPGQGSITAFYTVLTEGDDQQDPIADASRAILDGHIVLSRALADSGHYPAIDIEASISRVAPMVISNEHLEAMRRVKQTYSLYQQNKDLISIGAYAQGSDPRIDNAIRLQPAMNAFLRQTMRDAFSFADSQVMLGQLAAQCK; translated from the coding sequence ATGCAAAATCGCCGTCATCAACTGCTGAATAAACTGCATCATTGCATCGATAAAGTCCCGCCATTCCGTGCCGTCGCCAGTGGTCAACTGGTGCGCGTGGTTGGTTTAACCTTAGAGGCGAGTGGTTGTCGCGCCCCCGTTGGCAGCCTGTGTTCTATCGAAACCATGGCGGGAGAGTTGATCGCCGAAGTTGTTGGTTTCGACGATGAACTGCTGTATCTGATGCCGATTGAGGAATTGCGTGGTGTGTTACCCGGCGCGCGGGTTATTCCCCTCGGTGAGCAGGCGGGGCTCAATGTGGGCTTATCCCTGTTAGGGCGTGTGCTCGACGGTAATGGTGTGCCATTAGATGGTCTTGGGGCCTTATCGACCGATCAGCAGGCGCCGAGGCACAGTAACGCTATCAACCCACTTTCTCGCCGAGCGATCACTGAACCACTCGATGTGGGCGTGCGCGCCATCAATGCCATGCTCACAGTTGGTAAGGGCCAGCGTATGGGCCTATTTGCAGGCTCTGGCGTGGGTAAGAGTGTGCTACTAGGCATGATGACGCGAGGCTCTACCGCTGACATTATTGTGGTGGGATTAGTGGGGGAGCGTGGTCGCGAAGTTAAAGAATTTATTGAAGAAATCCTTGGTGAAAAGGGCAGAGCACGCTCGGTTGTGGTGGCGGCGCCCGCCGATACTTCACCATTAATGCGCCTTCGGGCCTGTGAAACCTCGACTCGTATTGCCGAGTATTTTCGGGATTTAGGCTATAACGTATTGTTATTAATGGACAGCTTGACTCGTTACGCCCAGGCGCAGCGGGAGATAGCTCTAGCCGTAGGTGAGCCGCCGGCGACGAAAGGTTATCCACCTTCGGTATTTGCGAAATTGCCACGTCTGGTTGAGCGGGCAGGCAATGGTGGTCCTGGGCAAGGTTCTATCACCGCATTTTATACTGTACTGACCGAGGGCGATGACCAACAGGATCCGATTGCCGATGCTTCCCGGGCTATCCTCGACGGCCATATTGTGCTCTCCCGTGCGCTGGCTGATTCAGGGCACTATCCCGCAATCGATATTGAGGCTTCCATTAGCCGTGTGGCTCCAATGGTGATTTCAAACGAGCACTTAGAAGCCATGCGCCGCGTCAAACAGACTTATTCCCTTTATCAGCAGAATAAGGATCTGATTTCGATCGGGGCTTATGCCCAAGGCAGCGATCCGCGAATCGATAACGCCATACGCCTGCAACCTGCGATGAATGCCTTCTTACGCCAAACCATGCGTGATGCCTTTAGTTTTGCCGATAGCCAAGTCATGCTTGGGCAACTCGCGGCGCAATGTAAATAA
- a CDS encoding flagellar hook-length control protein FliK, with protein sequence MQQMNNILLAPSAKNSASSSKALTQDTNSEDFSAALASVTSVSSPSTKTPVSQDVAVKSAKAEASTDDTNTDDEADISLIFAQIGMANEMKKAADPGESLPLEADITATEDADSTSLLVDDQSQIDSSIVDGTFSDEMAKFVEASNTSIGNTKVDVSSETPGSESVASKSAGQNTAQVTAQLLQQQASQQNAADVADTENVEPQIPAVDVDALVAAVTVAETDTQGVLVDDSLLIDDAALLTGLRSEKFVKPPENHILPIEGEPLLGAKEPGTTELGATDIGAKAINVSTQPADKALAPQSMVSQAVDNQISIKAANASASDVLTTNAATAANTNDLNTLGTNAATNVSGTTAIEPNLTADNLSRAEISAGLLLKDAKLAVTLDAQQDSRVAALSSGSEELGSEFKPVEFKAVSSLHSLATPATQRQDIPQVQLSLRQGVETQNQMQEMIQRFSPVMKQQLVTMVSQGIQQAEIRLDPPELGHMLVKVQVHGDQTQVQFHVTQSQTRDVVEQAIPRLRELLQEQGMQLADSHVSQGDQGQRREGGFGEAGGSSGGNVDDFSAEELDLGLNQATSLNSGIDYYA encoded by the coding sequence ATGCAACAAATGAACAATATCCTATTAGCGCCAAGCGCGAAAAACAGCGCTAGCTCGAGTAAAGCATTGACTCAAGATACTAATAGTGAAGACTTTTCTGCAGCATTGGCTTCAGTTACATCCGTATCATCCCCCTCGACTAAAACCCCTGTATCTCAGGATGTGGCCGTCAAATCTGCTAAAGCGGAAGCCAGCACTGACGATACCAATACCGATGATGAAGCCGATATCAGCTTGATTTTCGCCCAGATTGGTATGGCAAATGAGATGAAGAAAGCGGCAGATCCGGGCGAGTCTTTGCCGCTTGAGGCCGATATCACGGCAACGGAAGATGCCGACTCAACCTCGTTATTGGTCGATGATCAATCTCAGATCGACAGCTCTATTGTTGACGGCACTTTTTCCGATGAAATGGCTAAGTTTGTCGAGGCCTCCAACACAAGCATTGGCAATACAAAAGTGGATGTGAGTTCTGAAACACCAGGCTCTGAGTCAGTTGCCTCAAAATCAGCCGGACAAAATACTGCGCAAGTCACCGCTCAGTTATTACAGCAGCAAGCCTCACAACAGAACGCGGCTGATGTTGCTGATACTGAGAATGTAGAACCACAGATCCCAGCTGTTGATGTCGATGCTTTGGTTGCGGCCGTGACAGTGGCGGAAACGGATACTCAAGGTGTTTTAGTTGATGATTCGCTTTTGATTGATGATGCAGCGCTACTTACAGGTCTGCGGAGCGAAAAGTTCGTTAAACCGCCCGAAAATCATATTTTACCCATTGAGGGTGAGCCTTTGTTAGGGGCAAAAGAGCCTGGAACAACAGAGCTTGGTGCAACAGACATTGGCGCTAAGGCGATAAATGTGTCGACGCAGCCAGCAGATAAAGCTCTTGCACCTCAAAGCATGGTATCTCAAGCCGTTGATAATCAAATATCAATTAAAGCGGCCAATGCCTCTGCGAGTGATGTATTAACGACGAATGCGGCCACTGCCGCTAATACTAACGATCTTAATACCTTAGGCACTAATGCAGCGACTAATGTATCAGGTACCACAGCCATAGAGCCGAACCTTACTGCCGACAACCTATCCCGCGCCGAGATTTCAGCAGGATTATTGCTAAAAGACGCTAAGTTGGCGGTTACTCTCGATGCGCAGCAAGATAGCCGTGTTGCTGCTTTAAGCTCTGGTAGCGAAGAGCTGGGCAGCGAGTTTAAGCCAGTGGAGTTTAAAGCGGTATCTTCACTGCATTCTTTGGCAACGCCAGCAACCCAGCGTCAAGATATTCCGCAAGTGCAGCTTTCCTTGCGCCAAGGTGTAGAAACTCAAAACCAAATGCAGGAGATGATCCAGCGCTTTTCACCTGTGATGAAGCAACAATTGGTGACTATGGTGAGCCAAGGGATCCAACAGGCGGAAATCCGTTTAGATCCGCCAGAACTTGGGCATATGTTGGTGAAAGTGCAAGTCCATGGCGACCAGACACAAGTGCAGTTCCATGTCACACAATCGCAAACCCGCGATGTGGTCGAACAAGCCATTCCCCGCCTGCGTGAATTATTACAGGAGCAAGGCATGCAATTGGCTGATAGTCATGTTTCTCAAGGCGACCAAGGTCAACGCCGTGAGGGGGGATTTGGTGAAGCGGGTGGTTCGAGTGGTGGAAATGTGGATGATTTCTCGGCAGAAGAGCTAGATTTAGGTTTAAATCAAGCAACTAGTTTAAATTCAGGTATAGATTATTACGCTTAA
- the fliM gene encoding flagellar motor switch protein FliM yields MSDLLSQDEIDALLHGVDDVEEDNELDAAGLEARSYDFSSQDRIVRGRMPTLEIVNERFARHLRISMFNMMRRAAEVSINGVQMLKFGEYVHTLFVPTSLNMVRFHPLKGTALITMEARLVFILVDNFFGGDGRFHAKIEGREFTPTERRIVQLLLKIIFEDYKDAWAPVMDVEFDYLDSEVNPAMANIVSPTEVVVINSFHIEVDGGGGDFHITMPYSMIEPIRELLDAGVQSDKQDTDMRWSQALHDEIMDVKVGFDASVVEHELTLKDVMNFKAGDIIPIELPEYIMMKIEDLPTYRCKMGRSRDNLALKIYEKIPRPETVKSELQLVTRKGKARDISEL; encoded by the coding sequence GTGAGTGATTTATTAAGCCAAGACGAAATTGATGCGCTCTTACACGGAGTCGATGACGTCGAAGAGGATAATGAGCTTGATGCCGCGGGGCTGGAAGCTCGCTCCTACGACTTTTCCTCCCAAGACCGTATCGTGCGTGGCCGTATGCCCACGCTCGAGATTGTGAATGAGCGTTTTGCCCGCCATCTGCGGATCAGCATGTTCAACATGATGCGTCGTGCGGCCGAAGTATCGATTAACGGCGTGCAAATGCTGAAATTTGGTGAGTACGTACACACCTTATTCGTCCCGACCAGCTTGAATATGGTGCGCTTTCATCCCTTAAAAGGTACGGCACTGATCACCATGGAAGCGCGTTTAGTATTTATTCTGGTGGACAACTTTTTTGGCGGCGATGGCCGTTTCCATGCCAAGATTGAAGGGCGGGAATTTACCCCGACCGAACGTCGCATCGTGCAACTTTTGCTTAAGATTATCTTTGAAGACTATAAAGATGCGTGGGCGCCGGTGATGGATGTGGAGTTTGATTATTTAGACTCCGAAGTCAACCCCGCGATGGCGAACATCGTCAGTCCAACTGAAGTGGTGGTGATTAACTCCTTCCATATCGAGGTGGATGGCGGCGGCGGTGACTTCCATATCACTATGCCGTATTCGATGATTGAACCTATCCGTGAACTACTCGATGCCGGTGTGCAGAGTGATAAACAAGACACGGACATGCGTTGGTCACAGGCGCTGCATGACGAAATTATGGATGTGAAAGTCGGGTTTGATGCCAGTGTGGTTGAGCATGAACTCACACTCAAAGACGTCATGAACTTCAAGGCCGGGGATATTATTCCAATCGAGCTGCCTGAATACATTATGATGAAAATCGAAGACTTACCGACGTATCGCTGTAAAATGGGGCGTTCACGCGATAATCTAGCACTTAAAATTTACGAAAAAATCCCACGTCCTGAAACGGTCAAATCCGAACTGCAATTAGTGACACGTAAAGGCAAAGCCAGAGACATATCCGAATTATAA
- the fliJ gene encoding flagellar export protein FliJ yields MANADPLLLVLKLALDAEEQAALLLKSAQLECQKRQNQLDALNNYRLDYMKQMQSQQGQAISASHYHQFHRFIRQIDEAIAQQNRVVADGEKQKNYRQQHWLEKQKKRKAVELLLDNKEKKRQALELKKEQKMTDEFASQQFFRRNKP; encoded by the coding sequence ATGGCGAATGCCGATCCTTTATTGCTGGTGTTAAAATTAGCCCTCGATGCAGAGGAACAGGCTGCGTTGTTGCTAAAGTCGGCGCAATTAGAGTGTCAGAAGCGTCAAAATCAGTTGGATGCACTCAACAATTATCGCTTGGACTACATGAAGCAGATGCAGTCTCAGCAGGGACAAGCCATCAGCGCCAGCCATTATCACCAATTCCACCGTTTTATCCGCCAAATCGATGAGGCCATTGCGCAGCAAAATCGTGTGGTCGCCGATGGGGAGAAGCAAAAAAACTATCGTCAACAGCATTGGCTCGAGAAGCAAAAGAAACGCAAGGCGGTAGAACTACTCTTAGATAATAAAGAGAAAAAACGCCAAGCTCTTGAGTTGAAGAAAGAGCAAAAGATGACCGATGAGTTTGCTTCTCAGCAGTTTTTTCGCCGCAATAAACCCTAA
- the fliN gene encoding flagellar motor switch protein FliN, translated as MSTDDDWAAAMAEQALEEANAIDLDELVDESQPISKAEAAKLDTILDIPVTISMEVGRSYISIRNLLQLNQGSVVELDRVAGEPLDVMVNGTLIAHGEVVVVNDKFGIRLTDVISQTERIKKLK; from the coding sequence ATGAGTACAGATGATGATTGGGCAGCAGCCATGGCCGAACAGGCATTGGAAGAAGCTAATGCCATTGACCTTGACGAGCTGGTAGACGAGTCGCAGCCAATTAGTAAGGCCGAAGCCGCCAAACTAGACACTATTTTAGATATCCCTGTGACGATTTCGATGGAAGTCGGTCGCAGCTATATCAGCATTCGTAACCTGCTGCAGCTGAACCAAGGTTCTGTAGTGGAGTTGGATAGGGTGGCGGGTGAGCCGTTAGATGTGATGGTCAATGGCACACTTATCGCCCATGGCGAAGTGGTTGTGGTTAACGATAAGTTTGGTATTCGCCTAACGGATGTGATCAGTCAAACTGAGCGGATTAAAAAGCTTAAGTAA
- the fliP gene encoding flagellar type III secretion system pore protein FliP (The bacterial flagellar biogenesis protein FliP forms a type III secretion system (T3SS)-type pore required for flagellar assembly.), whose translation MMKYILTLIGVSTLLFAASVGAADGVLPAVTVKTAADGSTEYSVTMQILLLMTSLSFIPAMVIMLTSFTRIIVVLSILRQAIGLQQTPSNQVLIGMSLFMTFFIMAPVFDKIYDQGVKPYIDEQLTLQQAFDKGKEPLRAFMLGQVRTTDLKTFIDISGYQNINSPEEAPMSVLVPAFITSELKTAFQIGFMLFVPFLVLDLVVASILMAMGMMMLSPMIVSLPFKIMLFVLVDGWGLVMGTLANSFG comes from the coding sequence ATGATGAAGTACATACTCACCTTAATTGGGGTCAGTACCCTGTTGTTTGCCGCATCGGTGGGCGCGGCCGATGGTGTATTGCCGGCGGTAACCGTAAAAACCGCCGCCGATGGTTCGACCGAATATTCGGTGACCATGCAAATCCTGTTGCTAATGACCTCGCTGAGCTTTATCCCGGCCATGGTCATTATGTTGACCTCCTTTACCCGCATCATAGTGGTGCTGTCGATTTTGCGCCAAGCCATTGGTTTACAACAGACACCTTCTAACCAAGTTTTGATTGGTATGAGCCTGTTTATGACCTTTTTTATTATGGCGCCGGTGTTCGACAAAATTTATGACCAAGGGGTCAAGCCTTATATTGATGAGCAGCTCACGCTGCAACAGGCCTTCGATAAGGGCAAAGAGCCATTACGGGCATTTATGTTAGGACAAGTGCGTACCACAGATCTAAAAACCTTTATCGATATCTCGGGGTATCAAAACATTAATTCCCCAGAAGAAGCGCCAATGAGCGTGTTGGTGCCAGCTTTTATTACCAGTGAACTTAAAACCGCCTTCCAAATTGGCTTTATGTTGTTTGTGCCTTTCTTAGTGCTCGATCTCGTGGTGGCCAGTATCTTGATGGCCATGGGTATGATGATGCTCTCGCCGATGATTGTTTCTTTACCCTTTAAGATCATGTTGTTTGTACTTGTCGATGGCTGGGGCCTAGTAATGGGTACACTCGCCAATAGCTTTGGTTAG
- the fliR gene encoding flagellar biosynthetic protein FliR, which produces MELLLDTLMQTIASYMWPLFRVTSMLMVMVVFGATTTPTRVRLLLAIAITLAIAPVLPPVKDAELFSLSAVFITAQQIIIGVAMGFVTQMVMQTFVLTGQIIGMQTSLGFASMVDPGSGQQTPVIGNFFLLLATLIFLAVDGHLLMIRMLVASFETLPISNQGLTLTSYRSLAEWGSYMFGAALTMSLSAIIALLLVNLSFGVMTRAAPQLNIFSIGFPITMIGGLLILWLTLTPVMAHFEEVWASAQLLLCDILGLQCQANGIF; this is translated from the coding sequence ATGGAGCTGCTGCTCGACACCTTAATGCAAACCATTGCCTCTTACATGTGGCCATTGTTTCGTGTGACCAGCATGTTGATGGTCATGGTGGTGTTTGGGGCTACAACAACTCCGACTCGAGTTCGCTTACTGTTAGCAATTGCCATCACGCTTGCCATTGCGCCAGTTTTGCCGCCCGTAAAGGATGCCGAACTCTTTTCCTTAAGCGCTGTTTTTATTACCGCCCAGCAAATTATTATTGGCGTCGCCATGGGTTTTGTGACCCAAATGGTGATGCAAACCTTTGTGTTAACGGGCCAGATCATTGGTATGCAAACCAGTTTAGGTTTTGCCTCTATGGTTGACCCTGGTTCTGGCCAACAAACGCCAGTGATAGGTAACTTCTTTTTATTACTCGCGACGTTGATTTTTCTCGCTGTCGATGGACACCTGTTGATGATCCGTATGCTTGTCGCCAGTTTTGAGACCTTACCTATTTCGAATCAAGGGCTAACCTTGACAAGTTATCGCTCGCTGGCGGAATGGGGCTCCTATATGTTTGGCGCGGCACTGACCATGTCGCTCTCGGCGATTATTGCCTTACTACTCGTTAACTTATCCTTTGGAGTCATGACCCGCGCCGCGCCGCAGCTGAACATTTTCTCGATAGGTTTCCCCATCACTATGATTGGTGGACTGCTGATTTTATGGTTGACCTTGACTCCCGTAATGGCCCATTTCGAAGAAGTCTGGGCGTCGGCACAGCTTTTGCTTTGCGATATTTTAGGGCTTCAGTGTCAAGCCAATGGCATATTCTAA
- the fliO gene encoding flagellar biosynthetic protein FliO, translating into MSTSVILSLVAATQASVAGVANESTATATKVAEPSQMAAAASMLGGLILVLLLIFALAYFLRRFNLVPTNHSVLKTLAVTSLGQKERLVLVQVGEQQYLLGVSGQQVNLIDKLAEPIEIESTSFADKLRQAKLKQ; encoded by the coding sequence ATGAGCACATCGGTAATTCTCAGTCTAGTAGCAGCGACTCAGGCGAGTGTTGCTGGCGTTGCTAACGAAAGTACCGCGACAGCAACGAAAGTGGCTGAACCTTCGCAAATGGCCGCCGCAGCGAGCATGCTTGGCGGTCTTATTTTAGTGTTATTGCTTATCTTCGCTTTAGCGTACTTTCTGCGGCGATTTAATTTAGTGCCGACAAATCACAGTGTGCTGAAAACCCTCGCGGTAACATCGCTTGGGCAGAAGGAGCGTTTGGTGTTAGTTCAGGTTGGTGAACAGCAGTATTTGTTGGGCGTTAGCGGGCAACAGGTTAATTTAATTGATAAATTAGCTGAGCCAATCGAAATTGAGTCCACTTCCTTTGCGGACAAGCTACGGCAGGCGAAATTAAAACAATGA
- the fliH gene encoding flagellar assembly protein FliH encodes MSSSNRSDNSDNKLSHRVVSDADIEFSHWSLPDVTEAEEEGVSNLFGYAGQPSPKAVAVETVAPPTLAEIEDIRAQAEEEGFNEGKTQGYAEGLEQGRLEGLEQGHTEGLAQGHEQGLEAGLAEAKALVSRFEGLLSQFEKPLQLLDGDIEHSLMTLTMALAKSVIGHELKTHPEQILSALRLGVESLPIKEQSVSIRLHPDDVTLVEKLYSSTQLNRNQWQLEADPTLSVGDCIISSQRSLVDLTLSSRIDAVFESLRNQQSHLSHQQQQRQAVLDEENAAKVASTTELGDEAQSSQPQHDGEQDAKSPSSTAE; translated from the coding sequence ATGAGTTCCTCTAATCGGAGTGACAATAGCGACAATAAATTGTCCCACAGAGTTGTCAGTGACGCCGATATTGAGTTCAGTCATTGGTCATTACCCGATGTCACCGAAGCTGAGGAAGAGGGGGTCTCCAACCTTTTTGGTTATGCAGGGCAACCATCGCCGAAGGCTGTGGCCGTTGAAACGGTCGCTCCACCAACCTTGGCCGAGATTGAAGACATTCGCGCTCAAGCCGAAGAGGAAGGCTTTAACGAAGGCAAGACCCAAGGTTATGCCGAAGGGCTAGAGCAGGGCAGACTCGAAGGATTAGAGCAAGGCCATACCGAGGGCCTAGCCCAAGGGCATGAGCAGGGGCTCGAAGCTGGGCTTGCCGAAGCCAAGGCATTAGTCAGTCGCTTCGAAGGACTGTTGAGCCAATTTGAAAAGCCATTGCAATTACTCGATGGCGATATTGAACATTCCTTAATGACGCTTACCATGGCACTGGCTAAATCTGTGATTGGTCATGAACTTAAAACCCATCCAGAGCAAATCTTATCTGCGCTGCGTTTAGGCGTTGAATCGCTGCCGATTAAGGAGCAAAGCGTCAGTATTCGTCTCCATCCCGACGATGTCACTTTAGTCGAGAAGCTATATTCCAGCACTCAATTGAACCGTAATCAGTGGCAATTAGAGGCGGATCCTACCCTCTCTGTCGGCGACTGCATCATTAGCAGCCAACGCTCGTTGGTGGATTTAACCCTGTCCTCACGCATCGATGCAGTATTTGAGTCCTTACGTAATCAACAATCCCATTTGAGTCACCAGCAGCAACAGCGCCAAGCGGTCCTCGATGAGGAAAACGCCGCAAAAGTTGCCTCGACTACCGAGCTAGGTGACGAGGCGCAAAGCAGCCAGCCACAACATGATGGAGAGCAAGATGCAAAATCGCCGTCATCAACTGCTGAATAA